One stretch of Deinococcota bacterium DNA includes these proteins:
- a CDS encoding universal stress protein: protein MAYRHILLATGGAEHSLRAEKRASELALELAARLTVVSVLRLSGAVEGMVASLPMDAGTVSAQVYEDAEARQRQVLEEAGARCEAAGVKDVQLLLEFGSTGRVIVATAEERGCDLIVTGRRKLSALGAVALGSVSDFVNRHAPCDVLIVR from the coding sequence GTGGCATACAGGCACATCCTGCTGGCAACCGGGGGCGCGGAGCACTCGCTGCGCGCTGAGAAGCGGGCGAGTGAGCTTGCGCTCGAGCTCGCGGCGCGGCTCACCGTCGTCTCGGTCTTGCGGCTCTCCGGCGCCGTCGAGGGCATGGTCGCCAGCCTGCCGATGGACGCCGGCACGGTGAGCGCGCAGGTCTACGAGGACGCCGAGGCGCGCCAGCGCCAGGTGCTCGAGGAGGCCGGGGCGCGCTGCGAGGCGGCGGGAGTCAAGGACGTGCAGCTGCTCCTGGAGTTCGGCAGCACCGGCCGCGTCATCGTCGCGACCGCCGAGGAGCGCGGCTGCGACCTCATCGTGACGGGCCGCCGCAAGCTCTCGGCCTTGGGCGCGGTAGCGCTGGGCAGCGTCAGCGACTTCGTCAACCGCCACGCCCCCTGCGACGTGCTCATCGTGCGCTAG